The following nucleotide sequence is from Nitratidesulfovibrio termitidis HI1.
GAAGGCGTTTTCCGATGACCAAGGACATGAACGATACCGACGCGACCCGCCGCAACTTCATCAAGGCAGGCATGGTGGCCGGGGCCGCCGCGCTGCTTACCCCCGTGCTTGCCAAGACCGCGCAGGCCGCTGCTCCCGTTGACGCCGCGGCGCCCGCTGCCGCCGCCGCCCCTGCTGCACCTGCCGCACCCGGCGCCAAGCTGAAGATGGGCGACGTGCTGCGCGTGGCCCGCGAAAAGCTGTACCCCATCTGTCGCGTGTGTCCGGAATGCGACGGCGTGGCCTGCGCGGGCGAAGTGCCCGGCATGGGCGGCATCGGTTCCGGCCAGGCCTTCAAGAACAACTACAATGCGCTGGCCCGCATCGAACTGGTCATGCGCACCTTCCACGACGTCAAGAAGCCCGACCTCACCACCACCCTGTTCGGGCAGAAGCTGTCCATGCCCGTGACCTCCGCCGTCACCGGCGGCGTCACCTACAACATGGGCAACAAGATGACCGAAGAGGAGTACATCAACTCCATTCTCGGCGGCTGTCTTGATGCGGGCACCCTGGGCTGGGTGGCCGACGGCATCGGCGACAAGATGGAGGTCTTCGAGCGCCGCATTTCGGTGCTCAAGAACCAGTTCGGCGGCAAGGGCATCGTGACCATCAAGCCCAAGACCAACGAAGAGATCATCAAGCGCATCCGCATGGTGGAAGAGGCGGGCGGCGTGGCCGTGGCCATCGACATCGACTCGGCTGGCCGCGCGGCCCGCGCCGTGCCCGGCCAGACCGTGGAGCCCAAGACCCCGAAGCAACTGGCCGAACTGGTGAAGTCCACCAGCCTGCCGTTCATCATCAAGGGCATCATGACGGTGGAAGAAGCGAAGATCGCTGTGGAAGTGGGCGCCAGGGGCATCTGCGTGTCCAACCACGGCGGGCGCGTACTCGACTACACCCCGGCAACCGCCACGGTGCTGCCCGCCATTGCCGCCGCCGTGAAGGGCAAGACCACCATCCTTGTGGACGGCGCGGTGCGGCGCGGGCAGGACGTGCTGAAGTTCCTGGCACTGGGGGCCGATGCCTGCCTGTGCGGTCGCCCGCTGGTGCGCGGCGCGCACGGCGCGGGCCGCGACGGCGTGGCCCTGATCATGAACACCATCAAGGACGAACTGACCGTGGCCATGACCCTGACCGGCGTGGCCGACGTGCGCAAGGCCACTTCCAACATCATCGCGAAGGTGCAGGCATGAAACGAGCCTGGAGTCTCCTGCTCCTGGCTCTGCTGACCGCCTGGCCGGGGCTTGCCCTGGCGACCAGCGAAGGGAAGGCCCTGCGCTACGGCGGCGGAGGCCAGGGGACCGTCATGTTCGACGGCAGGCTTCACGCGTCCAAGGGCTTCCGGTGCGACGACTGCCACTCGAAGCTCTTCGACACCAAGAAGACGGCCCATATCACCTTGGCCGACCACTTCACGGACAAGGCCTGCTTCAAATGCCACAACAACACCAACCAGGCGGACAAAGCGAGCGGCGCGGGCGGCACGGGCGGCACGGGGTATCCGCCCACGGCCTCGCGCGACTGCGCCACCTGTCACCGCAAGGTGGCGTCCAACGCGGTCACCTCCACCGACGCCATGGGCGGGGTCATCGCCACGCCCTTTGCCGGTGATGAGGCGCAAAAGGCCCTGCTGCTGTCCGGCAAGCGGGGCGTGACGGCCCAGAGCACGGCCTGCCTGTCCTGCCACGGCGCGGACACGCCGCCCCACCCGGTGACCGAGCGCGGCAAGACGCTGAACCTGCACATCGACAGGGCGGGCTACATGCACGGCACGCACGCCAACCTGCCGTGCGCCACCTGCCACATCGGCCAGAAGGGCGAGGACAGCTTCCTGCTGCAACCCCACGCGGTGGCCAGGCCGGACAACGCAACCTGTCTGTCCTGCCACAACGTGGGGCTGGCGCATCAGGTGAAGGCCTTCGGCCAGAGCACCCACGCCCAGAAGCTGGGCGACAAGGTGTCCTGCGACAGCTGCCACAACCCGCACGCCCAGCCCAAGAACCCGGCCAAGGTGGCCTATGCGCCGCTGACGGCCATGTACAACGCCCAGTGCCTGACCTGCCATGGCAACGCAGGCAAGCTGCGCGAACTGTCGGGCCGCTCCGTGCCCGACGCAAAGTCCGCGCACTCGTTCCTGGCCAACTGGGATGCCCACAGCCGCTCGGTGATGTGCGTGGAATGCCACACGCCCAACGACGCCGACGGCAGTATGGCCAAGCCCGACTCGCACGCCATAGGAGAGAAGAAGACCGCCCTGCGCAACTGCGCCACCTGCCACACCTCGGGCGAATCGCTCATCGTGGTGCGGGCCAGCGTGCATGTGGAAGGCGCGGGGCCGGTGACCTCCGGCTACTTCCCGCCCAAGCGGGTGATGCCGGAACTGGACCGTCCGGCCGCCACCGGCCTTGCCGCCGTGATCGCCCTGGTGGTGCTGCACGGTCTGGGCCGCATGGTCACGGGCAGGAAGGAACGCGGTCCCCATGGCCCGCATGGTCTGTTGACTTCGGAGTTCGTGTACCCCGGCTTCGTGCGGGTAACCCACTGGATCAACGCCGCGCTGTTCGTGGTGCTGGCCTACACCGGCCTTTCGGTGCGCTTCACGGAAAGCCCGTGGGCACTGGGGCTGGAGGCGGCGACCCGCATCCACAACGCGGGCGGCGTGCTGTTGGCCCTGAACTTCCTGGCGTACGTTGTCAGGGCGTTCCTGACCGGCGACATCCGCCAGTACCTGCCGGGGCCGGGCGAAGGCCTGCGCGCCCTGTTCATTCAGGCGCGCTACTACTGCTGCGGCATCTTCCGTGGCGAGGCCCATCCCTTCCCGGTGACGGCGCAGCGGCGGTTCAACCCGTTGCAGCGCGTGGCATACCTTGCGGTGTTCCTGCTGGGCATGCCGGTGCTCATCGCTTCGGGTCTGCTGCTGCTCCTGCCGGAATCGGTTTCGGCGTCCATCGGCCCCCGCCAGTTCCTGGTGGCGGCGCACTTCGTCATCGTGATCTGCTTCGCGCTGTTCTGCGTGGGCCACCTGTACCTTGCCACCACCGGGGCGACCCCGCTCAGCTTGGTGAAGGGCATGATCAGCGGGCGGCACGAGCACGAACCGCACGAACCGCACGAACAGGACGAGCAGGGCGGGCACCGTCCCATCGGGAAGGACGGCAACACGTAACCTCGCACGGTCCCGG
It contains:
- a CDS encoding cytochrome b/b6 domain-containing protein — protein: MKRAWSLLLLALLTAWPGLALATSEGKALRYGGGGQGTVMFDGRLHASKGFRCDDCHSKLFDTKKTAHITLADHFTDKACFKCHNNTNQADKASGAGGTGGTGYPPTASRDCATCHRKVASNAVTSTDAMGGVIATPFAGDEAQKALLLSGKRGVTAQSTACLSCHGADTPPHPVTERGKTLNLHIDRAGYMHGTHANLPCATCHIGQKGEDSFLLQPHAVARPDNATCLSCHNVGLAHQVKAFGQSTHAQKLGDKVSCDSCHNPHAQPKNPAKVAYAPLTAMYNAQCLTCHGNAGKLRELSGRSVPDAKSAHSFLANWDAHSRSVMCVECHTPNDADGSMAKPDSHAIGEKKTALRNCATCHTSGESLIVVRASVHVEGAGPVTSGYFPPKRVMPELDRPAATGLAAVIALVVLHGLGRMVTGRKERGPHGPHGLLTSEFVYPGFVRVTHWINAALFVVLAYTGLSVRFTESPWALGLEAATRIHNAGGVLLALNFLAYVVRAFLTGDIRQYLPGPGEGLRALFIQARYYCCGIFRGEAHPFPVTAQRRFNPLQRVAYLAVFLLGMPVLIASGLLLLLPESVSASIGPRQFLVAAHFVIVICFALFCVGHLYLATTGATPLSLVKGMISGRHEHEPHEPHEQDEQGGHRPIGKDGNT
- a CDS encoding alpha-hydroxy-acid oxidizing protein; the protein is MTKDMNDTDATRRNFIKAGMVAGAAALLTPVLAKTAQAAAPVDAAAPAAAAAPAAPAAPGAKLKMGDVLRVAREKLYPICRVCPECDGVACAGEVPGMGGIGSGQAFKNNYNALARIELVMRTFHDVKKPDLTTTLFGQKLSMPVTSAVTGGVTYNMGNKMTEEEYINSILGGCLDAGTLGWVADGIGDKMEVFERRISVLKNQFGGKGIVTIKPKTNEEIIKRIRMVEEAGGVAVAIDIDSAGRAARAVPGQTVEPKTPKQLAELVKSTSLPFIIKGIMTVEEAKIAVEVGARGICVSNHGGRVLDYTPATATVLPAIAAAVKGKTTILVDGAVRRGQDVLKFLALGADACLCGRPLVRGAHGAGRDGVALIMNTIKDELTVAMTLTGVADVRKATSNIIAKVQA